The following are encoded in a window of Nibricoccus aquaticus genomic DNA:
- a CDS encoding DUF721 domain-containing protein: MSDEPPKFSFQAEKLIASLRRIPDETSPRMKKRPTKELARLVEDLLVQHQIGRESPEQTIRDNWPQIVGPANAQYSHAAQIDGRGRLAVLASHAVVRNELFLHRKLISEKIRKLPGCSHVREINVRAG, encoded by the coding sequence ATGTCTGACGAGCCACCCAAGTTCAGTTTCCAGGCGGAAAAGCTCATCGCCTCACTCCGTCGCATTCCCGACGAGACGTCGCCGCGCATGAAAAAGCGCCCGACCAAGGAGCTCGCCCGTCTCGTCGAAGATCTCCTCGTCCAGCACCAGATCGGCCGCGAATCTCCCGAGCAGACCATCCGCGACAACTGGCCCCAAATCGTCGGCCCCGCCAACGCTCAATACTCCCACGCCGCCCAGATCGACGGCCGCGGCCGCCTAGCCGTCCTCGCCTCTCATGCCGTTGTCCGCAACGAACTCTTTCTCCACCGGAAACTCATCTCCGAAAAAATTCGCAAGCTACCCGGTTGCAGCCACGTCCGTGAAATCAACGTCCGCGCCGGATAA
- a CDS encoding glycosyltransferase family 2 protein yields the protein MFSIAHPRTRLRAPAPATLHPAFMPSALPISVVIVAKNEAHNLPRCLASVYGWTAETVVVLNDTTDASGQISRDHGAAVHHTPWLGYRDTKNHALSLASNNWILSLDADEEVSPALHSALSDFFSRPDLSEISGAKFPRKVWFIDRWITHGDWYPDLSLRLFRRDRARWGGDAHVHEKIEITGPVATLRGDLHHYSFPTLSSHVAKINPFADLFLKQQLERGKKFSAPSAIFRPWWRFFRAYILRRGFLDGFPGFYIAIATAFSAFVRYSRLYEAAQKKNPPANLPHV from the coding sequence TTGTTTTCCATCGCCCATCCGCGCACTCGACTTCGCGCCCCCGCTCCCGCCACGCTCCACCCCGCCTTCATGCCGTCCGCCCTCCCGATCTCCGTCGTCATCGTCGCCAAAAACGAGGCGCACAACCTTCCCCGCTGCCTCGCCAGTGTGTACGGCTGGACCGCTGAAACCGTCGTTGTCCTCAACGACACGACCGACGCCAGCGGACAAATCTCCCGCGATCACGGCGCAGCCGTCCACCACACGCCCTGGCTCGGTTATCGCGACACCAAAAACCACGCCCTCTCCCTGGCCTCCAACAACTGGATACTCTCCCTCGACGCCGACGAAGAAGTCTCCCCCGCCCTCCATTCCGCGCTCTCCGACTTCTTCTCCCGCCCCGATCTCTCTGAAATCTCCGGCGCGAAATTCCCCCGCAAAGTCTGGTTCATCGACCGCTGGATCACCCACGGCGACTGGTACCCCGATCTCAGCCTTCGCCTCTTCCGCCGCGACCGCGCCCGCTGGGGCGGCGATGCTCACGTCCACGAAAAAATCGAGATCACCGGCCCCGTCGCCACGCTTCGCGGCGATCTCCATCACTACTCGTTCCCCACGCTCTCCAGCCACGTCGCGAAAATAAATCCCTTCGCCGACCTCTTCCTGAAACAACAACTCGAACGCGGCAAAAAATTCTCCGCCCCCTCCGCGATCTTCCGCCCGTGGTGGCGCTTCTTCCGCGCCTACATCCTGCGCCGTGGTTTTCTCGACGGGTTCCCCGGCTTCTACATCGCCATTGCGACAGCCTTTAGCGCCTTCGTCCGCTACAGCCGCCTGTACGAAGCCGCTCAAAAGAAAAACCCTCCTGCGAATCTGCCCCATGTCTGA
- a CDS encoding class I SAM-dependent methyltransferase: protein MNPPLCPISGLPMKPLFNAQVLGRHDAAFFHSPESGLIQTPQPHWLSEAYASAITATDVGLVGRNIHNRTHVSWTLSFLGLDKGPYLDLGGGYGLFTRLMRDDGFDFHTTDPYCENIFAKGHEPGPGFTAQAVTAFEVFEHIPDPLTFIKDAFARYQTRNIIFSTLTYGEAPPARDWWYWCFETGQHITFYNRHTLALLAEKVGCHYFSLNDEFHVFTEQPLTRIQKLVLSNRRARKLYDKYTRKRRRRTGLTLPDYEVARTRLRASQAAPAA, encoded by the coding sequence ATGAATCCTCCCCTCTGCCCGATCTCCGGCCTCCCCATGAAGCCGCTGTTCAACGCCCAGGTGCTCGGACGCCACGACGCCGCCTTTTTCCACAGCCCCGAAAGCGGCCTCATCCAGACCCCGCAACCCCACTGGCTCTCCGAAGCCTACGCCTCCGCCATCACCGCCACCGATGTCGGCCTCGTCGGCCGCAACATCCACAACCGCACCCACGTCTCCTGGACCCTCTCCTTCCTCGGCCTCGATAAAGGCCCCTACCTCGATCTCGGCGGCGGCTACGGCCTCTTCACCCGCCTCATGCGCGACGACGGCTTCGATTTCCACACCACTGATCCCTACTGCGAAAACATCTTCGCCAAAGGTCACGAGCCCGGCCCCGGCTTCACCGCCCAAGCCGTCACCGCCTTCGAAGTCTTCGAGCACATTCCCGACCCGCTCACCTTCATCAAAGACGCCTTCGCCCGCTACCAGACCCGGAACATTATCTTCTCAACGCTCACCTACGGCGAGGCCCCACCCGCCCGCGACTGGTGGTACTGGTGCTTCGAAACCGGCCAGCACATCACCTTCTACAATCGCCACACCCTCGCCCTCCTCGCCGAAAAAGTCGGCTGCCACTACTTCAGCCTCAACGACGAGTTCCACGTCTTCACCGAACAGCCGCTCACGCGTATCCAAAAATTGGTCCTATCCAATCGCCGCGCCAGAAAACTCTACGACAAGTACACCCGCAAACGCCGCCGCCGCACCGGACTCACCCTCCCCGACTACGAAGTCGCCCGCACCAGACTCCGCGCCAGCCAGGCCGCCCCCGCCGCCTGA
- a CDS encoding glycosyltransferase family 2 protein yields the protein MENKKGVGSGGGFGGRGGVNAAVVIPVLNQLAYTQACVGCLQPDIAAGVRVVIIDNGSTDGTGEWLKAQSGLVVVSNTENRGCAAAWNQGWRAVEGAEWTVILNNDVLLPAGWLGRLIGAAEREGMSVVSPAMREREQNYPFSEYAADFMAKMSGVVRRDAAHGVCFAVKRAVFAKVGGFDEGFRIGQFEDSDFFRRCRIAGFKLGIVGDCFIHHFGSITQDALRGGPKVRPYEAENRAYYRAKWKIGWWRRRWEKFTSRRNLKRWRDAELAAHGRTLHAKWEDGAWKAF from the coding sequence ATGGAAAACAAGAAAGGGGTTGGCAGCGGGGGCGGATTCGGCGGTCGTGGCGGGGTGAATGCCGCCGTCGTCATCCCGGTCTTGAACCAGCTCGCTTACACGCAGGCGTGCGTGGGTTGTTTGCAGCCCGATATCGCGGCGGGTGTGCGGGTGGTGATCATCGATAATGGTTCGACGGATGGAACGGGCGAGTGGCTCAAGGCGCAGAGTGGACTCGTGGTCGTGAGCAACACGGAGAATCGCGGATGCGCGGCGGCGTGGAATCAAGGGTGGCGCGCGGTGGAAGGCGCGGAGTGGACGGTGATTTTGAACAACGACGTGCTGCTGCCCGCGGGCTGGCTGGGGCGGTTGATCGGCGCGGCGGAGCGGGAGGGCATGTCGGTGGTTTCGCCGGCGATGCGGGAGCGGGAGCAGAATTATCCGTTTTCTGAGTACGCGGCGGACTTCATGGCGAAGATGAGCGGCGTGGTGCGGCGGGATGCGGCGCATGGGGTGTGTTTCGCGGTGAAGCGTGCGGTGTTTGCGAAGGTGGGCGGCTTCGACGAGGGGTTTCGGATTGGGCAGTTTGAGGACAGCGATTTTTTCCGGCGCTGCCGGATCGCAGGATTCAAACTCGGGATCGTCGGGGATTGTTTCATCCACCACTTTGGGTCGATCACGCAGGATGCGTTACGAGGCGGGCCGAAAGTGCGGCCGTATGAGGCGGAGAACCGCGCTTACTACCGGGCGAAATGGAAGATCGGTTGGTGGAGGCGGCGTTGGGAGAAGTTCACGTCGCGGCGGAATCTGAAGCGGTGGCGCGACGCGGAGCTGGCCGCGCATGGACGCACGCTGCATGCGAAGTGGGAAGACGGCGCGTGGAAGGCGTTTTGA
- a CDS encoding glycosyltransferase family 2 protein codes for MSDRKISVLLPCYNQARYLPQAIESVLSQQNADWELLISDDASTDNSAEIIRAYAARDPRIRFHLQSPNLGMAANWNWCLLHATGRYVKFLFGDDYHCAPDALAALSHALESHPAATLATSARLIVGEDSQTRSIAGDLGGDGLKPGGPTIVRCLLSGKNLIGEPSAAMFRRDAARRGFDPTYRQLIDLEFWAHLLEQGDLAYVSRPLCAFRRHDEQQTAVNRRTRAGEEEGLRLQLKYLPLVQRHLATGGSPHEVRQALFRSLYFVRKTRIRCNESHADERALMRELNPVWYAAYWLRHRLTKPFANLHKATRRQPSAARHP; via the coding sequence ATGTCCGACCGCAAAATCAGCGTCCTCCTGCCCTGCTATAATCAGGCGCGCTACCTCCCGCAGGCCATCGAGTCCGTGCTCTCCCAGCAAAATGCCGACTGGGAACTCCTCATCAGTGACGACGCCTCCACGGATAACTCCGCCGAGATTATCCGCGCCTACGCCGCCCGCGACCCGCGTATCCGTTTTCACCTGCAATCCCCCAACCTCGGCATGGCCGCCAACTGGAACTGGTGCCTGCTCCACGCCACCGGCCGCTACGTCAAATTCCTCTTCGGCGACGACTACCACTGCGCCCCCGACGCCCTCGCCGCCCTCAGCCACGCCCTCGAATCCCATCCCGCTGCCACCCTCGCCACCAGCGCCCGTCTCATCGTCGGCGAAGACTCGCAAACCCGCTCCATCGCCGGCGACCTCGGCGGCGACGGCCTCAAACCCGGCGGCCCGACCATCGTCCGCTGCCTGCTCTCCGGGAAAAATCTCATCGGCGAGCCCTCCGCCGCCATGTTCCGCCGCGATGCCGCCCGGCGCGGCTTTGACCCCACCTACCGCCAGCTCATCGATCTCGAGTTCTGGGCTCACCTCCTCGAACAAGGCGATCTCGCCTACGTTTCCCGCCCCCTCTGCGCCTTCCGCCGCCACGACGAACAACAGACCGCCGTCAACCGCCGCACCCGCGCCGGCGAGGAGGAAGGCCTCCGCCTACAGCTCAAATACCTCCCCCTCGTCCAGCGTCACCTCGCCACCGGAGGCTCACCCCACGAAGTCCGCCAGGCCCTCTTCCGCAGTCTCTACTTTGTACGCAAGACTCGCATACGCTGCAACGAAAGCCACGCCGACGAACGCGCCCTCATGCGCGAACTCAACCCCGTCTGGTACGCCGCTTACTGGCTCCGCCACCGGCTGACCAAACCCTTCGCCAACCTCCATAAAGCCACCCGCCGCCAGCCTTCTGCGGCGCGCCACCCGTAG
- a CDS encoding glycosyltransferase family 9 protein translates to MPSAASPRILVLRRRYVGDIVLLESVFRLLRRHWPAAHIVASVDPAYRDLPKLHPAIDATLPMPVRFRDWPGFLWRLRRGKFTHILDFDNRPRTAMIALLSGASLRATLRHGAEPRFARCYNHRLVVETNYFDDHHITDFYHRLLRSVGIAIKQEPGHLIPLPHEITQIEQLPAIAALPTDRPRLLVHPGSRSPHRIWPAASFATVCDAIQSEGRASVIFVAGPAEQPVVEAITAKMTTPATVLKNAFTLTQLAALFASVDRLLCHDSGPMHLATSVGTPVVALYGSQKITNWKPVGDDNLLLQTPLPCRDCVSPGFCKPDDSYTNHCVQKITPEAVLSALRTRLPAPVA, encoded by the coding sequence ATGCCCTCCGCCGCCAGCCCGCGCATCCTCGTTCTCCGCCGTCGCTACGTCGGCGACATCGTCCTGCTCGAAAGCGTCTTCCGCCTTCTCCGCCGCCACTGGCCCGCCGCCCACATCGTCGCCTCCGTCGATCCCGCCTACCGCGACCTCCCCAAACTCCACCCCGCCATCGACGCCACCCTCCCCATGCCCGTCCGCTTCCGCGACTGGCCCGGCTTCCTCTGGCGACTGCGCCGGGGAAAATTTACCCACATCCTCGACTTCGATAACCGCCCCCGCACCGCCATGATCGCGCTCCTCTCCGGCGCATCACTCCGCGCCACCTTGCGCCACGGCGCCGAGCCCCGCTTCGCCCGCTGCTACAACCATCGCCTCGTCGTCGAAACCAACTACTTCGACGACCACCACATCACCGACTTCTACCACCGCCTGCTCCGCTCCGTCGGCATCGCCATCAAACAGGAGCCCGGCCACCTCATCCCGCTCCCCCACGAAATCACCCAGATTGAGCAACTCCCCGCGATCGCCGCCCTGCCCACCGATCGCCCGCGCCTCCTCGTTCACCCCGGCAGCCGCAGCCCCCACCGCATCTGGCCCGCCGCCTCCTTCGCCACCGTCTGCGACGCCATCCAGTCCGAAGGTCGCGCCAGCGTCATCTTCGTCGCCGGTCCCGCCGAGCAACCCGTCGTCGAAGCCATCACGGCCAAAATGACCACACCCGCCACCGTCCTCAAAAACGCGTTCACCCTCACCCAGCTCGCCGCCCTCTTCGCCAGCGTCGACCGCCTCCTCTGCCACGACAGCGGCCCCATGCACCTCGCCACCTCCGTCGGCACGCCCGTCGTTGCTCTCTACGGCTCCCAAAAAATCACCAATTGGAAACCCGTCGGCGACGACAACCTCCTCCTGCAAACCCCGCTTCCCTGCCGCGACTGCGTGTCCCCCGGGTTCTGCAAACCCGACGACAGCTACACCAATCACTGCGTGCAAAAAATCACGCCCGAGGCAGTCCTCTCCGCCCTCCGCACCCGTCTGCCCGCGCCCGTCGCTTGA